A region from the Triticum urartu cultivar G1812 chromosome 1, Tu2.1, whole genome shotgun sequence genome encodes:
- the LOC125525671 gene encoding anthocyanidin 5,3-O-glucosyltransferase-like, with amino-acid sequence MAAPPPAATEKKKTFVLYPSLGVGHLNPMVELAKHLLRRGHSAVVAVVDPPDGDPTSAVAVARLAEANPSIAFRLLPAPPSPDPAAHPIKRAHDTLRLANPALRAFLRALPAPAHAILLDMFCVDALDVAADLALPAYFFFASAASDLAVFLHMPYLYPGLPSFKDMGEALVRSPGMRPVRAADMPLSVQDKESDMTKARMYQFKRIAEGRGVLVNTFDWLEPTALKALADGVCVPGRPTPRVFCVGPLVNDGKKSGDGETRHECLAWLDAQPERSVVFLCFGSIGAVSAAQLREIAHGLESSGHRFLWVVRSPPADPADVFQPRPEPDLDALLPEGFTERTRDRGMVLKMWAPQAEVLRHAATGAFVTHCGWNSALEAIMAGVPMICYPMYAEQALNKVFMVEEMKIAVPLEGYEKRMVKAGEIEAKLRLVMETEEGTELRETLATARKMASDAIGDGGSSDVAFAEFLGDLENGGCNN; translated from the coding sequence ATGgctgcgccgccgccggcggcgacggagaagaagaagacgtTCGTGCTCTACCCGTCGCTGGGCGTGGGCCACCTGAACCCCATGGTGGAGCTGGCCAAGCACCTGCTCCGCCGCGGCCACAGCGCCGTCGTCGCCGTCGTCGACCCGCCCGACGGCGACCCCACCTCGGCCGTCGCGGTGGCGCGCCTCGCCGAGGCCAACCCCTCCATCGCCTTCCGGCTCCTCCCGGCCCCGCCCAGCCCGGACCCCGCCGCGCACCCCATCAAGCGCGCCCACGACACCCTCCGCCTCGCCAACCCCGCGCTCCGGGCCTTCCTGCGCGCGCTGCCGGCCCCCGCCCACGCCATCCTCCTCGACATGTTCTGCGTCGACGCGCTCGACGTCGCCGCCGACCTCGCCCTCCCCGCCTACTTCTTCTTCGCCTCCGCCGCCAGCGACCTCGCCGTCTTCCTCCACATGCCGTACCTCTACCCCGGCCTGCCGTCGTTCAAGGACATGGGCGAGGCGCTCGTGCGCAGCCCCGGCATGCGCCCGGTCCGCGCGGCGGACATGCCGCTGTCGGTGCAGGACAAGGAGAGCGACATGACCAAAGCCCGGATGTACCAGTTCAAGCGCATCGCGGAGGGGAGGGGCGTCCTGGTCAACACCTTCGACTGGCTGGAGCCCACGGCCCTGAAGGCGCTCGCCGACGGCGTCTGCGTGCCCGGCCGGCCGACGCCGAGGGTGTTCTGCGTCGGGCCGTTGGTCAACGACGGCAAGAAGAGCGGGGACGGCGAGACGCGGCACGAGTGCCTCGCGTGGCTGGACGCGCAGCCGGAGCGGAGCGTCGTGTTCCTCTGCTTCGGCAGCATCGGCGCCGTGTCCGCGGCGCAGCTGAGGGAGATAGCCCATGGGCTGGAGAGCTCCGGCCATCGCTTCCTGTGGGTCGTACGGAGCCCACCTGCGGACCCGGCCGACGTCTTCCAGCCGCGCCCGGAGCCAGACCTGGACGCGCTCCTCCCCGAGGGGTTCACGGAGAGGACACGGGACAGAGGGATGGTGCTGAAGATGTGGGCGCCGCAGGCGGAGGTGCTGCGGCACGCCGCCACCGGCGCCTTCGTGACGCACTGCGGGTGGAACTCGGCGCTGGAGGCGATCATGGCCGGGGTGCCGATGATATGCTACCCGATGTACGCCGAGCAGGCgctgaacaaggtgttcatggtgGAGGAGATGAAGATCGCCGTGCCGTTGGAGGGATACGAGAAGAGAATGGTGAAGGCGGGGGAGATAGAGGCCAAGCTGAGGCTGGTGATGGAGACTGAGGAAGGGACGGAGCTCAGGGAGACGCTTGCGACGGCGAGGAAGATGGCGTCGGACGCCATCGGCGACGGCGGGTCTTCTGACGTGGCATTCGCCGAGTTCTTGGGAGATTTGGAGAATGGAGGATGCAACAATTGA
- the LOC125525678 gene encoding anthocyanidin 5,3-O-glucosyltransferase-like, whose amino-acid sequence MEAANPNPTVVLHACLGVGHLIPMVELAKLFLLRGVPVVIAVPTPPASTADFFSSTASAVAGLEAANPSIAFHHLPPPDYPDPDPHPFLQMLDLLRLTVPSLLAFLRSLPSVAALVLDLFCIDSLDAAAQTGVPAYIYYTSSAGDLAAFLHLPRHFATTEGSFRDMGKAPLGFPGVPPIPASDMPHTVMDRADPICTIRIGHYGRIPEARGVLVNTYEWLEARAVGALREGVCVPGRPTPPVYCIGPLIVSDSAAAQGERHACLSWLDAQPERSVVFLCFGSMGAVSAAELKEIAHGLENSGHRFLWVVRTPPADPAKFFLPRPEPDLDALLPEGFTERTRDRGMVLKMWAPQVEVLRHAATGAFVTHCGWNSVLEAASAGVPMLCWPQYAEQRLNKVFVVDEMKVGVVMEGYDEELVRAEEVERKVRLVMESEEGEKLRERLALAKEKAAEALADGGPSRMALAEFLKHSKLST is encoded by the coding sequence ATGGAGGCGGCCAACCCCAATCCCACCGTGGTGCTGCACGCCTGCCTGGGCGTGGGCCACCTCATCCCCATGGTGGAGCTCGCCAAGCTCTTCCTCCTCCGCGGCGTCCCCGTCGTCATCGCCGTCCCGACCCCGCCGGCCTCCACCGCCGATTTCTTCTCGTCCACCGCCTCCGCCGTCGCCGGCCTCGAGGCCGCCAACCCTTCCATCGCCTTCCACCACCTCCCGCCCCCGGActaccccgaccccgacccccaCCCCTTCCTGCAGATGCTCGACCTGCTCCGCCTCACCGTGCCGTCCCTGCTCGCCTTCCTCCGCTCCCTCCCCTCCGTCGCCgcgctcgtcctcgacctcttCTGCATCGACTCCCTCGACGCCGCCGCCCAGACCGGCGTCCCGGCGTACATCTACTACACCTCCTCCGCTGGCGACCTCGCGGCGTTCCTCCACCTGCCCCGCCACTTCGCCACCACGGAGGGGAGCTTCAGGGACATGGGCAAGGCGCCCCTCGGCTTCCCCGGGGTCCCGCCGATCCCGGCGTCCGACATGCCGCACACCGTGATGGACCGCGCGGACCCGATCTGCACCATCAGGATCGGGCACTACGGGCGCATCCCGGAGGCCAGGGGCGTGCTGGTCAACACCTACGAGTGGCTTGAGGCGAGGGCCGTGGGGGCGCTCAGGGAGGGCGTGTGCGTCCCCGGCCGCCCGACCCCACCGGTGTACTGCATCGGGCCGCTGATCGTCTCGGACTCGGCGGCGGCGCAAGGCGAGCGGCACGCGTGCTTGTCATGGCTGGACGCGCAGCCGGAGCGGAGCGTGGTGTTCCTCTGCTTCGGCAGCATGGGCGCCGTGTCGGCGGCGGAACTGAAGGAGATAGCGCACGGGCTCGAGAACTCCGGCCACCGCTTCCTGTGGGTCGTGCGCACCCCTCCGGCTGACCCGGCCAAATTCTTCCTGCCGCGTCCGGAGCCAGACCTGGACGCGCTCCTCCCCGAGGGGTTCACGGAGAGGACACGAGACAGGGGGATGGTGCTGAAGATGTGGGCGCCGCAGGTGGAGGTGCTGCGGCACGCCGCCACCGGCGCGTTTGTGACGCACTGCGGGTGGAACTCCGTCCTGGAAGCGGCGTCGGCCGGGGTGCCGATGCTGTGCTGGCCGCAGTACGCGGAGCAGAGGCTGAACAAAGTGTTCGTGGTGGACGAGATGAAGGTCGGGGTGGTGATGGAGGGATACGATGAGGAGCTTGTGAGGGCTGAGGAGGTGGAGAGGAAGGTGAGGCTGGTCATGGAGTCAGAGGAAGGGGAGAAGCTGAGGGAGAGGCTGGCACTGGCCAAGGAGAAGGCCGCTGAAGCGCTGGCAGACGGCGGGCCGTCGCGGATGGCGCTCGCCGAGTTCTTGAAGCATTCGAAGCTCTCCACATGA